Proteins from a genomic interval of Flammeovirgaceae bacterium SG7u.111:
- a CDS encoding cytochrome c: MKPRRVIVIRISTTIFLLFIGLVLFSCEKKVHSFTEDEEYPSSTKIGKGQALYQQHCQACHAADGSGIAGQNPPLLASDWVAEKKKLIDTALGGLSGTILVNGKIWDGEMPSFHQLSNEELAELLSFVRKEFGGNKEPVSMSDIKKRRQ; encoded by the coding sequence ATGAAACCAAGAAGAGTGATTGTTATAAGAATATCAACAACTATATTCTTGTTATTTATCGGTTTGGTTCTTTTTTCCTGTGAGAAAAAAGTCCATTCCTTTACCGAAGACGAAGAATATCCTTCCTCCACAAAAATTGGAAAAGGGCAAGCGCTCTATCAGCAACACTGCCAAGCTTGCCATGCTGCCGATGGAAGCGGGATAGCTGGGCAAAACCCTCCCCTGCTCGCTTCGGATTGGGTTGCCGAAAAGAAAAAGCTGATTGACACCGCACTTGGAGGACTCTCTGGAACTATCTTGGTAAATGGAAAAATATGGGATGGGGAGATGCCTAGCTTTCACCAATTAAGCAACGAAGAGCTTGCTGAGCTGCTGTCTTTTGTTCGGAAAGAATTTGGGGGAAACAAAGAACCTGTTTCTATGTCTGATATAAAAAAAAGGAGGCAGTAA